The genomic interval tggggagcagggacgtcccaggagaaaagcagggcagcaggcagagagagaaaatgagaacaagaaacaagtttctctgggcatcagctcggggcaggtggctctgtccccagggcagcaggaggtgctggaggggcggcagggccagggctgtcgtggtgtgctgggcagtggtgtgggcatggagggtctggaggcagccagggagggggatctcatgggcacaagagcaggggagacagagtgaccagcctcactgtggggccttgtcctccttgccagggagctgctcccgttgtccttgggccgtgtcggagttatgctgttgtggcagcccatgccagtagtgcacgtgcaccacgaaaagggcatgttgGATAGCCGTATGTGCCACTTAGAGATTctttagctgacctgggggttgccttcttgaggtgtgagggggtttacaagagcaagcgcacacaacacttaacagtaaacaaactttattcctcctctcataacagcaactatatatatgtgtgtgtatatatatatgtatatatacacccacacacaatatttatatactggtacagaaaggaaaattaacagtaataacattatttcaaagcaaagtgtacagcaacaagaaagacacaaaacctttagaaaggggaacaaggtcaTGGAAGCAgattgatgcccaagctactagacgGCTGCGGCTAGAGCTGAACCGGCAAtgaacacggctggggggcaatagccccagagggaagaagggacacctgcgtgcagggcctgctgcaattatccctccggacggggtattctcCGGTCCTGGGgatggagcagcagctccctagtgGGACTGGGACACACGGCTCTTGCTGGAAGAGGTGGCCCTCAGAGACCTCCCAGAAGACCCTCCGGACGGGGTGACACCTCATTGTAGGAGTCAGAGAGGGAAAGGTCAGGCTTCCTCTATACGTAGTGCGGTGCCCTCGCACGGCGCCCCGGTCGAGGGGGTGTTGGTGACGAAGTCCCGTGGAGCATCGCTTCCACCGCTCCGACAGTGGCCAGCCGCAGCAGCTGCTTGGCGTCTTCAGCcggggaaatgtgcctgtaggaggcgACTGGGCGActcgagagctctgacaagagctgccacagcctcttcttcctcGGCCACATCGATCTTCggcgagtgtccacctgcctttGTGAGCTTTTATCCGGGGGTTCTTATAACTAGACTaatccagtatgtagtcacccaggaggactaacctgaccaatcaaaacatgcactttcaatccggccatttgcatacccgctgccttgccagcctcccagaaggttcctttggtcgacagcccagaccacctgatctgggatgcccaatcaatttaaaagtaaagttGCGGGAACCTTTTGGCATGGTATCGGTCCCGCTCCAGGTTATAGACAGGGCAGGGTGATTGGCCGTTCgtcttctagtatgttcctatggtggggaggggagataatTCACCATAAAGGCatcccatcactccatcccatcctctgcatcactcatcaaggcaaacagcattggctccagtagtgacctctgaagaacatcactgggAGCCATTAGTCTGTTGGACTTTACACCACTGTTCTCCACCTTTGGAGCCAGGTGGCCTCCTGGTAAtttcctgcatactccagtgcttactgctgcattgcacatctgcccactttggcgacaaaggtgctagggaagatcatgtcaaaggccttcctcctTTCAAGCTATACAGCATGCAGggcactccccttgtccacacagccagtcatcccatcccagGATGGGACCTGGGTGGGTCAGGCACAAGCTGCCCTccatgacttcatgctggctgatcccaatcccttcctggggctggaaatcactcccacaaagatttgcttcccaggggctgaggtgacACGGAGCAGTCCATCTtttcccagaggctctttcttgtccttctggaaggtggatgtcatgtttggggggaaggtggggagggctgggactggagagcagctgtggggcagtgCCAGCTCCTACCACACCACTGGTCCTTGcagtttggggagaggggagatggggcagcaaAGGGGTTGGTGGCaggtcagcagaggaagggcagggagcagtgggggCTTCAGCAAGGGGTCATGGCTGGTGTTGGCAGGACGGAGCTGGCCACACAGCAACACGTACCATGAAACCTGGGGTGGGCGACCAGGGCAGGGCGGGTGCGTGTGTGccgccccaccagcctcccagctggaactggccccaggaggcaggccacagggacactctgggtccctccttctggtgtccaggagatcccctacccccagcctgcctgcagccccccgggccagcccctctctccacgacacaccaagaccccctgccctggggctcctccggccgctcctgctgccccaggggcacagcaccctgcccttcctggacacacagagaaacacgttcctcttcctcctttatgcctccttgccagtgcacaattgctcctttcctcttctccagggacctccctgctccccgcagagcctttccccacgtccgtgtgtccaggctggcctgcccgACCGTTCCTGGACCCTTCCctgtgctccccgcagggccctgggctggtggtgctgctgtgcagagggagtgggctgtggggccacggggccatgggATGACTCCACACTGGCTGGGGTGGTcatggtgggaagcagacccaggtgAATGgccatcattgcacctgacaaccccccacccccgcccgccAACACCGAGGGGTCTGTGGCCGTGGACAACactctgagcaatcacagggcatttgcaatggctcaggctgtgttcagctgCGTTCCAAGATCCAGCCCAtgctttttcattgaaggtgacatgaaggactctccaggctcccttcctgtgcctgcGAGATCCTCACTGACTGTAGTGGGATTTCAGAGCTTTCACTCACCTGTACATTCATTGGTTGGGCCCTTTACCTTTTGGTGCCTCCAGTtgactttgtgaagctccattcactgcccaccctgAGGCACATAGTACCCTTGGAGATACCCAAtgctctcctggaggctccatACTGTTTTAGAGAAGGACAGGCATCGGTCTCCAGCCCTGTTGGATGGGAGAGACCCCTTGACCATCCatcacctccaggagccctgggcacccacaagtgacagctgaatcccaccttcttTCACTAACACATCACCTATGAGCTCATCACCTTGAGCCCATGGAGAACCCTGGAAAAGCATCGGGGTCTCTCAGGGTGGAAGTCTTCAAGCACATTTTTGACTCCAGCTTTGGAAGGAGAGCCCAACCTGaaagcattgcacagaggaaatcctcttttattagagctaagccagCTCTGACCCTGTGACAGACATGTTGACAGGAGGCCTCTGTGTTAAATAGATGGGGTTgatgctgctggagaagtgggatgAATTCAAACCTGTACAAACATGATTATCACAGAGAGAATGCCCAAAGCACAACAGTTGTTTGAGACAAATTAGAAACCAGTTTTGAAGAGGGATTGCCAGTTTATTCCTGCTGAAATAGTAACATTTAaatcagtttcctcagtgcattcttgagctccttgttcctcatgctgtagaggagggggttcactgctggaggcaccaccgagtacacaacagccaccaccagatccagagctggggaggacatggaggggggcttcatgTAGGTAAACATGCCACTGCTGAGgaacagggagaccacggccaggtgcgggaggcacatggagaaggctttgtgccttccctgctcagagggcatcctcagcacagctctgaagatctgcatgtaggacagcacaatgaaaatgaaacacccaaggaATAAACAAGCATTAACCACATTgagccccacttccctgaggtaggagtgtgagcaggagagcttgagaacatgaggaatctcacagaagaactggtccacgacattgccttggcagagaggaatggaaaatgtgttggcagtgtgcaggagagcattgagaaaaccagtggcccaggcggctgctgccatcctgacacaagctgtggtgcccaggagggtcccgtagtgcaggggtctgcagatggcaacgtagcggtcgtaggccatgactgtgaggagagaatactcagtcgacaggaaaaaggcaatcaaaaatatctgggcagcacatcccgagtttgaaatggccctggtgtccctcagggagttggccatggatttggggacagtggtggagatggaggccaggtcgaggagggcgaggtggaggaggaagaagtacatgggggtgtggaggcggtggtggcaggctacggctgtgatgatgaggccgttggccaggagggcagccaggtaggtgcccaggaagagggagaagtgcaagagctgcagctcccgtgtctCTGCAaacaccaggaggaggaactccttcagggagctgctgttggacatttgctgTGCCCTTGCTTCAGGACattgtccaaggaggaaaaggcatTGACAAGTTAGGAACAGGCTTCTCTGAGCCAAACccattgccctcctcagagcaacccccacattgcctctctcctttaccttgttcagctcccttccctcacctcggCTTTGGGCTGAGTGTGTGGTgcagagcagggacctctgcccatgggctatAGAGGAGTCAGCCCTGCTCCACCAGGGCCTGTAAATGGAGGTGTCAGACTGTCCTGTGCAGTTGGTGGAGATACCTGGGGATGGGCACCCTGAGCGGGGTGAAGGGGATGTGGTCTGGGAAGCAAGGGGAATATTCTGTTTTGCTCATTGGGAGAGATGAATACAGCGCTCATGCCAGCTGTGTCTGAAAGAGAAGGTCCCTGTGGGGGATGCATCTCTCCCAACCTTGCCCTCTTGATCAGAGCTGCCCATATCTGAACCAGTCGCACCAGATCCCACTCCTGCATGGgagagaaacagtgcagtgaaggcaggggctgacccaacccttcctcgacctctctgccccactgacatggaccctgccctcacatcagttcaccctctgcactctttcttcaggcactgtcAGGGGAGTGGGAAGTTCCTGCCTCCGCTGCAGCTGAACCCCCTCCTTAACCCCACCGAGCGTGAGAGCAAgaaccagagcagcacaaagaggtgaggaaactgtGAGGACTACTGTGACGCTCCGaccacaaggaaagcaaggagcaagacacagacgggctctcaggaaagccttcagctcacccagctgtgctcaccacctcccagacagcaaccagagcaggacagtcactctcagcccctttgtcccgcagtgagaaacaaagctctgctggaggtcgggctgctgaggaggaggctcatgccctgcaccccctggcctggagggcagaggctctgctgggtgggagaggagacacagaggggCTTCCTTAGAGGAACACGTCTGCACGGAAGAGGTTCACGGGGAGGTCTCCACATTCCCCCTCCCACAGCATTCACGTTTCTAGCTTCCTCTCTTTCGCTGATCagatcttccctgctcagagcttttcctcctgggaaatgggagCTGCTTCTCTATCCCTCGTCTTCTCCCTGTCAGCGCTCACAGACCCCATGCAGAGTGGGGAAAGAGTTTTCGGAGGTTCCTCACAGACCTCTTGATCTCTCTCTGTCAAGTCTAGGAACGTCAGTCTGTTGTCCAaacctggcagctccttttccaaccctcccacctgcagaaagcaggaatcggaaagcagagactcaggaaagctcctgatcttcaaggcaacccctgccatgagtgacctcctgcaaaggtcccttggaaataccgtgggggtgagctggagctgagagcagccctgacccacacagCACCCTCTCGATAGCAGAATGAACCTGCTCTGAAGGGGGTCGCTCCTTCCACCCAGACCTTCTTCCCACAGCGctgtggggagctccccgggcaggctgagggctgacccacgcaggcagcagagtcactgccccgggcacacagcaccctggggtgcagggctctgctctgaattacagccctgcgCACACCTGGGGGTGctccctggcttcacagccctgcaccagccctgcaagcaggtagccctcatgccctgtccctgcaagcaggtagccctcatgccctgtccctcTGACCGTGTGGCAGCGCATCCCTGCTctcaagcacctcctgctccaaacagcagaagctgggagagccacCCGGACAgacgctctcagctgtggaaggtgccagctgcagaagagccctccgggaaccacagcagcggtgccctgcagccagagacttactgtgttaggggctgtgaaggttcctccctgcagtgagctctcagccgtcctcccgctcccaactgcctttaacttctgagtcgctcatctcctcctggcccctgcaggcagtgccctgagtcttgctgctccattcaaaggagctgcacctggacagagctgtctctctgcagcgcctgccaggttgccctgggctccggcagtcccaggagccaggcccagctcaggagcagaggcccagctgaagacgtgactttctctgtcccctgtgcGCCCTCGAGATGGTTCCAGGGCTCCAGGGCTCAcagttcctgaaaggcagcagactgATTCCCCCCTGACTGATTCCTCATGCTGTGATcttctcagaggcaccacaagtcAGGGggagccatctgcacacacacagtaacaGCTGACACAAGAGACCTTCAGTCTAGGGGACCTTTAGAAACTTGgggaacaggaacctcatgaagttttaCATGGAGAAGGgacaagtcctgcccctggggaagggTAAATCCCATGCATCAGGGCAGGTTGGGACCTTACCGGCTGTGGTGTGACCCTGAGGAGCAGGGTGTGGGCActgtgagaaatgccatatgAGCCAGTGGGGCACACTCATTGTGAAGAAGGCCAGATGACCACGGGCTGCGTTAGGAGAGGCGTGGCCACCCACACAAGGGGAGCCATTATCCCCCTCAACACAGCagacctcctgcaggcaggtgggcttggaagagactgtgaggttactggtaaaggagccgctggtaggccaaaagtctaaccggaggggacattgtggtgagagccattgtttctcagaagctccttggatggtaggaggcacatggccgtaaaggtgaaagtgatgtcccttctgtctccgcaggtgatgggccagcagcaagcacattgctgggaaagtggCTGTGAGGTCACGTCTGTGCAAGCATCTGGTAGACCATTAGGAGGCCCATGGATTGGATGTGGCAgcagctcatttgcttggatgctcatggtgaggtcactgctgcctgagtacccaataggctacccacaggcacagggctagagtgctgatttggtggtgtctcctgtctttgcaggtaataggccagcagcaggcacacggcttggatgttggttgtgaagccccctctgccttaggacctgactggataacagcaggcacatagctggtcacgtacATGAGCGAatctggagggccagcagtaggccccttggcttggtggatgattgtaaggtctaccaggacccccaggcccttctctgccaagctgctttccagccagtcagcaccCAGCGTGATGGTGAgcgtactggattctgacagagtGAGAGTCCCACAATCTCCAAGGCCAGTTGGAGGCCcatggctgtgaaggtgactgcgaggtcacttctgtctctgccagtgatgggcaaggagcaggcacatgggtgggacctcacaatcaacagtgGAGgtgtgtcccctttgcctgcctctccccggcctcccactcGTATCTCATCTTGGCTGCGATGAGTGGTGGTGTGATGtgcttcttgtcctcagaatGGCTCCTTCCACATGCTGGCCAGTGAGGTTCCTGCACAAGAAGTGACCTCACTATGAACGTCACAGCGGTGTGTGATGGTGCACTCCTCCCTGCCCCCGATGTGCTCTTCCTCCCCTAGCCTGACCTCTTCGTAAACAGCACATAGGACTATGAGTCCATCCTCTTTACCTCATAAATAGGGGGCTAcgcagagcccattgagctctcccgCATGGTGACAGGCTGCAcggcagaatctccccttgagcggggatgcctctcaaggttacccCTGGAGGTCAAGACATTCCTTACCCGCGTCACATCCTCGGTAAGTGACACTGAAAGCATGCTAAAGCTTTGTAACTTTCTCAAGTTACCTCTCTGCTGGATTGTGCATATAATCGttagacataaactgttgaccaCGTCTGGGAGTAAGTTTGGATCCATTAggtccattctgaacctcgtgactcggCGGGAGGGTCTACTAGACACTTTTGtgtgaccctgtcctccacataGTAAATAACCATGTGAACCGTACCATTTGACCCCTGTTAAGTCACTGTCTTATTTACGCTTTTActctgttaaatcactgtcttgcctCCACACATGTGGTGGGACAACTCAT from Struthio camelus isolate bStrCam1 chromosome 29, bStrCam1.hap1, whole genome shotgun sequence carries:
- the LOC138062749 gene encoding olfactory receptor 14J1-like; translated protein: MDLMDPNLLPDVVNSLCLTIICTIQQRESSTLTITLGADWLESSLAEKGLGVLVDLTIIHQAKGPTAGPPDSLIAHTLLLRVTPQPVGGLEKELPGLDNRLTFLDLTERDQELHYGTLLGTTACVRMAAAAWATGFLNALLHTANTFSIPLCQGNVVDQFFCEIPHVLKLSCSHSYLREVGLNVVNACLFLGCFIFIVLSYMQIFRAVLRMPSEQGRHKAFSMCLPHLAVVSLFLSSGMFTYMKPPSMSSPALDLVVAVVYSVVPPAVNPLLYSMRNKELKNALRKLI